A window of the Cicer arietinum cultivar CDC Frontier isolate Library 1 chromosome 6, Cicar.CDCFrontier_v2.0, whole genome shotgun sequence genome harbors these coding sequences:
- the LOC101515136 gene encoding signal recognition particle 43 kDa protein, chloroplastic encodes MEALFLTKPVSQFKTKLSPNPNYPFLSHHHQSFSFRHKTTKFPTALQNQEHQTTPKETEDESYGEVKRIIGSKALEDATGMEYLIEWQDGHAPSWVPADFIAKDVLAEYETPWWTAARKADETALKTILEADDNRDVDAVDSDGRTAILFVSGLGSEPCVKLLAEAGANLDHRDNSGGLSALHMAAGYVRPGVAKLLLELGADPEITDDRGRTALDLAKELLKATPKGNPMQFGRRIGLEGVIRVLEGAVFEYGEVQEIMENRGKGENLEYLVMWKDGGANEWIKARYVADDLVKDYEAGLEYAVAETVVGRRVGDDGKFECLVKWVDLDEPTWEPEENVDPELVKVFELSNNQAQPSTDNGLSTVVSSQDGPTIVSA; translated from the coding sequence atggAAGCTCTATTCCTTACCAAACCAGTTTCTCAGTTCAAAACCAAGCTTTCTCCAAACCCCAATTATCCATTTCTCTCCCACCACCACCAATCTTTCTCCTTCCGCCATAAAACCACCAAATTCCCCACCGCACTTCAAAACCAGGAACACCAAACAACGCCCAAAGAAACGGAAGATGAATCCTACGGCGAAGTCAAACGAATCATCGGAAGCAAAGCCCTCGAAGACGCCACCGGAATGGAGTATCTCATCGAATGGCAAGACGGCCACGCGCCGTCTTGGGTTCCCGCCGACTTCATAGCAAAAGACGTTCTCGCCGAATACGAGACTCCCTGGTGGACCGCCGCACGAAAAGCCGACGAAACAGCCCTCAAAACAATTCTCGAAGCCGATGACAATCGCGACGTCGACGCCGTAGACTCCGACGGGAGAACCGCTATCCTCTTTGTTTCCGGACTCGGCTCAGAGCCATGCGTCAAACTTTTAGCCGAAGCCGGCGCAAATCTCGACCACCGTGACAACAGCGGCGGCTTATCGGCGCTTCACATGGCAGCCGGATACGTGCGTCCCGGCGTAGCAAAACTACTCTTGGAACTCGGCGCGGATCCCGAAATCACCGACGATCGCGGAAGAACGGCGTTAGATCTTGCAAAGGAGTTATTGAAAGCAACGCCGAAGGGGAATCCGATGCAATTTGGGCGAAGAATTGGGTTAGAAGGTGTGATTAGGGTTTTGGAAGGGGCAGTGTTCGAGTACGGTGAGGTGCAGGAGATTATGGAAAACAGAGGGAAGGGTGAGAATTTGGAGTATTTGGTTATGTGGAAAGATGGTGGTGCTAATGAGTGGATTAAGGCGCGGTATGTGGCGGATGATTTGGTGAAGGATTATGAGGCTGGTCTTGAGTATGCGGTGGCGGAGACGGTGGTTGGTCGGAGAGTTGGGGATGATGGGAAATTTGAGTGTTTGGTTAAATGGGTTGATTTGGATGAGCCCACTTGGGAGCCTGAAGAGAATGTGGATCCTGAGCTTGTTAAGGTGTTTGAACTGAGTAATAATCAAGCCCAGCCCAGTACAGATAATGGGCTTTCCACGGTTGTTTCAAGTCAAGATGGCCCAACTATTGTTAGCGcatga
- the LOC101514813 gene encoding uncharacterized protein, translated as MGGIKMHRKTDSDVTNNSMEQSSSSPPRSPPRRPLYYVQSPSNHDVEKMSYGSSPVGSPPHQNFHYYLSSPIHHSRESSTSRFSASLKNPRNITSSSWKKLHNRNGHDDIDQEDDEDDDSVYDSTRNVRLYFCFFLLFVLLFTLFSLILWGASKSFKPRVFLKSIVFENLNVQSGNDATGVPTDMLSLNSTVRILYKNPATFFGVHVTSTPLMLSYYQLTLASGQIEEFYQSRKSQRKLAVVVIGSQVPLYGGVSVLGNSNKEHLDTVALPLNLTFVVRSRAYILGRLVKSKFYRRIRCSVTLHGNKLGKHVSLTNSCVYN; from the exons ATGGGAGGAATAAAAATGCACAGAAAAACTGATTCAGACGTAACCAACAACAGTATGGAACAATCCTCTTCATCGCCGCCGCGTTCACCTCCCCGGCGACCACTCTACTACGTTCAAAGCCCTTCCAACCACGACGTTGAAAAAATGTCATATGGTTCAAGTCCCGTTGGTTCACCACCTCATCAAAATTTCCATTACTATCTCTCTTCTCCCATTCACCACTCGAGAGAATCTTCCACTTCTCGCTTCTCTGCTTCGCTCAAAAACCCTCGCAATATTACTTCTTCTTCTTGGAAGAAACTCCATAACCGTAATGGCCACGATGATATTGATCAAGAGGACGATGAGGATGATGATAGTGTTTATGATTCTACTCGGAATGTTCGTTTGTATTTTTGCTTCTTCTTGCTTTTCGTACTTCTTTTTACTCTCTTTTCGTTGATTCTTTGGGGTGCTAGTAAAAGCTTCAAGCCTCGTGTCTTTCTTAAG AGCATAGTGTTCGAGAATTTGAATGTGCAATCAGGTAACGATGCCACGGGGGTACCAACAGATATGTTGTCATTGAATTCAACGGTTAGGATCTTGTACAAAAATCCGGCAACTTTCTTTGGTGTTCATGTCACGTCTACCCCTTTAATGCTTAGTTATTACCAGCTCACACTAGCTTCTGGTCAG ATAGAAGAGTTCTATCAATCAAGGAAGAGTCAGAGGAAGTTAGCCGTGGTGGTAATTGGATCCCAAGTTCCACTCTACGGTGGGGTATCAGTTCTTGGCAACAGTAATAAAGAGCACTTGGACACTGTTGCATTACCATTGAACCTAACATTTGTGGTGAGATCAAGGGCTTACATTTTGGGAAGATTGGTTAAATCTAAATTCTATAGGAGAATTAGATGTTCTGTCACTTTGCATGGCAACAAACTTGGAAAACATGTTAGTTTGACGAATTCATGTGTCTACAACTAA